A stretch of DNA from Micromonospora peucetia:
CGTCGTCAGGCTGCGCAGGGGTGGCGTCGGCTCAGCCGTAGACGCCGCGGGCCTGGTCGCGCACGATGCGGCCACTCTCGATTTCGATGACGCGGCGACGCATCTGGTTCACGATGTTGGAGTCGTGCGTGACCATCACGACGGTCGTGCCGGTGCGGTTGATCCGGTCCAGCAGGCGCATGATCTCGATCGAGGTGTCCGGGTCCAGGTTTCCGGTCGGCTCGTCCGCCAGCAGGATCAGCGGACGGTTCACGAACGCCCGGGCGACGGCGACCCGCTGCTGCTCACCACCGGAGAGCTCGTGCGGGTAGCGATGCTCCTTGCCGCCGAGCCCGACCAGCTCCAGCACCTCCGGCACGACCCGGCGGGCGACCGCCTTGGTCTTGCCGATCACCTCGAGGGCGAACGCCACGTTCTCGTACGCGGTGCGGTTCGGCAGCAGCCGGAAGTCCTGGAACACGCAGCCGATGGAACGCCGGAAGTGGGGTCGCTTCCAGGAACGCATCGACGTGACGTCCTTGCTGTTGACGACGACCCGGCCCTTGTTGGGGGCGACCTCGTGCAGCAGCAACTTGATGATGGTGGACTTGCCGGAGCCGGATGGACCGATGAAGAAGACGAACTCACCCTTCTCGATCGAGACGGACACGTTGTCGAGCGAAGGCCGGGACGCCTTCGGGTACGTCTTCGTCACTTGCTCAAGCTGAATCACGGGTGGTGAGTCTACGCGGTGTAACCGGGGAGCCAAGCCCCGCGCCCCGCCGTTGCGCGTCGCGTCTTCCAAATCGGGCGTACCGGAGAGATCGACGGTGCGCTCCGCCCGCAGTCGATCACGCAGCGTCGCCGGAAAGCTGCCGCTGCTTACGCCACCGGATGCCCGCCTGGAGGAACTTGTCCAGGTCGCCGTCGAAGACCGCGGTCGGGTTGCCCGTCTCCTGCTCGGTCCGGAGATCCTTCACCATCTGGTACGGGTGCAGGACGTACGAACGCATCTGGTCGCCCCACGAGCCGGCGGCGTCGGTCTTGAGGCCCTGGAGCTTGGCCTGCTCCTCCTGGCGCTTGCGCTCCAGCAGCCGGGCCTGGAGCACCCGCAGCGCGGACGCCTTGTTCTGCAACTGCGACTTCTCGTTCTGGCAGGTGACCACGATGCCGGTCGGGATGTGCGTGAGCCGCACGGCCGAGTCGGTGGTGTTCACGCTCTGCCCACCCGGACCCGACGAGCGGTAGACGTCGACCCGCATCTCGTTCTCGGGGATCTCGATGCTGTCGGTCTGTTCCACCACCGGCAGCACCTCGACGCCGGCGAAGCTGGTCTGCCGGCGACCCTGGTTGTCGAAGGGGCTGATCCGGACCAGCCGGTGGGTGCCCGACTCGACGCTGAGTGTGCCGTACGCGTAGGGCACCTTGACCGTGAAGGTGGCCGACTTGAGGCCCGCCTCCTCCGCGTAGGAGGTCTCGTAGACCTCCGTCGGGTAGCCGTGCCGCTCCGCCCAACGCAGGTACATCCGCAGCAGCATCTCCGCGAAGTCCGCCGCGTCCACGCCGCCGGCGCCGGCCCGGATGGCGACCAGCGCCTCCCGGGAGTCGTACTCGCCGGAGAGCAGGGTGCGGACCTCCATCTCCTCGATGGCCTTGCCCAGCCCGGAGATCTCCGTCTCGACCTCGGCGAGCACCCCCGGGTCGGACTCCGCCTCGGCCAGTTCCAGCAGCACCTTGGCGTCGTCGAGCCCGGAGCGGAGGCTGCCGAGCTTGCTGATCTCGCCATTGACGTACGACAACTGCGAGGTCACCTGCTGTGCCTTCGCCTGGTCGTCCCACAGGTCGGGCGCGGAGGCCTCCTGCTCCAGGCGGTCCTTCTCCTCGCGCAGCCGGTCGATGTCGAGCACCGCCTCGATGTTGCGCAGGGTGGCGTCGAGGGCCTTGAGCTGTTCGGCGTAATCGGCAGCGGTCACGACAGACAAGGGTACTGCTCGTGCGAGGAGTGAGCTTGGCCGGTCACGAGCCAAAAGATCCAGCCGTGCGAGCAGCGGCTGCGAGCCCGCAGTCACGAGCCAAAAAGATCCAGCCCGTGCGAGCAGCGGGCCTGCGAGCCCCGCAGTCACGAGCCAAAAAGATGCCGCCCGTGCGAGCAGCGGGCCTGCGGGGTGCCGCCGATCAGCCGACCGGGGCGCTCTTCAGCCAGGACAGGGCGGCCTTGTGGTAGGCGACGGCGAACTCCAGCGCGCTGGCGTCGTACGTGTCGCCCTCCTTCTTGGCGTTCTTGACCTGTTCCCGGACCTTGGCCAGG
This window harbors:
- the ftsE gene encoding cell division ATP-binding protein FtsE, with product MIQLEQVTKTYPKASRPSLDNVSVSIEKGEFVFFIGPSGSGKSTIIKLLLHEVAPNKGRVVVNSKDVTSMRSWKRPHFRRSIGCVFQDFRLLPNRTAYENVAFALEVIGKTKAVARRVVPEVLELVGLGGKEHRYPHELSGGEQQRVAVARAFVNRPLILLADEPTGNLDPDTSIEIMRLLDRINRTGTTVVMVTHDSNIVNQMRRRVIEIESGRIVRDQARGVYG
- the prfB gene encoding peptide chain release factor 2, with product MTAADYAEQLKALDATLRNIEAVLDIDRLREEKDRLEQEASAPDLWDDQAKAQQVTSQLSYVNGEISKLGSLRSGLDDAKVLLELAEAESDPGVLAEVETEISGLGKAIEEMEVRTLLSGEYDSREALVAIRAGAGGVDAADFAEMLLRMYLRWAERHGYPTEVYETSYAEEAGLKSATFTVKVPYAYGTLSVESGTHRLVRISPFDNQGRRQTSFAGVEVLPVVEQTDSIEIPENEMRVDVYRSSGPGGQSVNTTDSAVRLTHIPTGIVVTCQNEKSQLQNKASALRVLQARLLERKRQEEQAKLQGLKTDAAGSWGDQMRSYVLHPYQMVKDLRTEQETGNPTAVFDGDLDKFLQAGIRWRKQRQLSGDAA